One Alkalispirochaeta americana genomic window, GGCAAGGCGAGCCTGGTTACCGTCGAGCTCGATTGATGCAAGGCGTCCTACATCGACCCCGGCGAGGCGCACCACCGAGTCCACCAGAAGCCCGCTGGCGTCGTCCACATAGGCGTAGACGGTGTAGGTTTCGCCCAGGCCGATGGTGCTCGATGTTCGGAGCACGTAAAAAACGGTGGCTGTGGCGATAAGGGTGACAAAAAGGCCGATGCTCAGATATCTGGACATGGGGTGACCTCAACCTCCAGGGGTGTGGAAAAGGAATTATCGATAAACTTCTTTAGCACGGGGTGATCCGTGTTGACAAGGTCTGCGGGAACGCCTTGCTCCTGAATAACGCCGTCGTAGAGAAATCCTATGTAATCGGAGATGCGAAAGGTGGCCTGGATATCGTGGGTGATGAGGATGCAGGTGATCCCAAACTCCTGATTGACCCGCACAATAAGGTCGTTGATGCTCTCGGCAAGGACCGGATCAAGGCCGGTGGTGGGTTCATCAAAGAGAAGCACCGATGGTTGCAGCGCGAGTGTCCGGGCCAGCCCCACACGCTTGCGCATCCCCCCCGAAAGCTCCGACGGCAATTTTCGCTCTATCCCGGGCAACCCTATCCACTCGAGCTTCTCCTCCACGATAGTGCGTATCTTGCGCTTGTCCTTCATGCGGAGTGTTTCCACCAGGGGGAAGGCTATGTTGTCATAGACATTCATGGAATCGAAAAGGGCCGAATCCTGGAAAAGGTACCCGAAGTTTCGCCGGATCAAGCGTCTCCGCTCCGGCGGGGCTGCGGTGATCTCTTCACCTTCGTAGAAAATTTGTCCCCGGTCGGCGGTGAGCACTCCGATGATTGTCTTGATGAGGACGCTTTTGCCGGTTCCGCTCTGGCCGATGATCGCAGTGATCTTTCCCTTCGGGAAGGAGATGGTAGCGCCTTGCAAGACCTTGTTCTCGCCGAAACGCTTGTGCATGTCATGAACCGAGACGATCGTTCTATCCACTATTCTCATCCTATCCGATGATCCTACCCGATATGGGAAAAAGATACACGTCAGGAGGAAAAAATCAACCGCTCCTTTGCAGGGCTCTGCACGGCCTCTCCACGGGATTCATCGTTTCCCGCCAGTCCCACAGGCCAGCCAACACGCAAGGTGACAGGTTAATAGAGAAACTGGAGCATGAGATCGGCCATAATGTAATCGGCAATAAGAATACCCACCGACGAGGCCACCACCGCCCGGGTTGCAGACTCGCCCACCCCCTTGGAACCACCGGCGGAATAAAACCCGTAGTAGGCGCAGATCACGCTCATCATGAAGCCCATAACAGCGGCCTTAATGAGCCCCGAAATCACATCGATGGGATTTACCAGGGAGTACAGCTGTTCTACAAACCCCCCAGGATCAACTCCCAGCATTTCCACCGCCACAAGGTAGGCCCCCAGAATCCCCACGAGGTTCGCCAGTCCGGTAAGGATGGGAAAAACGATAACGCTGGCCACGAGCCGGGGAACCACCAGGTAGTGGATTGGATCCACCGACATGGTTTCCATAGCATCGATCTGTTCGGTCACGCGCATCGTTCCCAGCTCGGCGGTCATGGAAGAACCGTTCTTTGCAATAAGCATCAGGGTGGTCACAACCGGCGCCAGCTCCCTGGCCAGAGTAAGGCCCACAGCGGCCCCAACCATGGCCTCGGCCTGAAACATGGCCATTACCATGGTCATTTGCAAGGAAAAGATCATACCGATGGCAGCGCTTGAAAGTGCAATGATAGCTACAGAGCGAACCCCGATCCGCTCCATTTGCTCTGCGTAGAGACGCCACCGGACAGGAGGCATGAAAAGCCCCCGTAACGTGTGCCCCAGGAAAACATAGAAGCGGCCCAGCTCCTCCAGGTTCTGAACCACCCGTCTTCCCAGGTTTTCTATCGGGAGCAACACCAGGGGCGTGTTCTGCTCCCGGATATCCTCACGAGGGTCCTGCACCGGGCCTCCTGGTCACGTAAGGACCTCCGAGAGCTCAAGATCACCCATAAAGCTCAGGGCGCCGACGCAGTGTTCAAAGAGGCGCGCGCACTGCCGGGCATCGTCCCGGGCCCGGTGCGCTGTGTTCGCGGGGATACCAAGCATCTCCACCAGGTTTTGCAAGGCGTAGCTTTTCTTTCCGGGGAAGGCCCGCTTTGCCAGAACCTGGGTATCAATAATGAGGTTCGGCACCGTGGGCATCCCGGCCCGCTGCAGCTCCGCCCGGAGAAAGGCCGTATCAAACCCGGCATTGTGAGCAACAAGTATCGATTCCCCCAC contains:
- a CDS encoding 3'-5' exonuclease yields the protein MIIDPTLSVSSCTFVAFDFETTGLYPAVDRVVEFGAVRFMPGKEIADFNELCNPEMAIHPEASRVSGITDAMVADKPLAAVILPRFMDFVGESILVAHNAGFDTAFLRAELQRAGMPTVPNLIIDTQVLAKRAFPGKKSYALQNLVEMLGIPANTAHRARDDARQCARLFEHCVGALSFMGDLELSEVLT
- a CDS encoding ABC transporter ATP-binding protein, coding for MRIVDRTIVSVHDMHKRFGENKVLQGATISFPKGKITAIIGQSGTGKSVLIKTIIGVLTADRGQIFYEGEEITAAPPERRRLIRRNFGYLFQDSALFDSMNVYDNIAFPLVETLRMKDKRKIRTIVEEKLEWIGLPGIERKLPSELSGGMRKRVGLARTLALQPSVLLFDEPTTGLDPVLAESINDLIVRVNQEFGITCILITHDIQATFRISDYIGFLYDGVIQEQGVPADLVNTDHPVLKKFIDNSFSTPLEVEVTPCPDI
- a CDS encoding MlaE family ABC transporter permease; amino-acid sequence: MQDPREDIREQNTPLVLLPIENLGRRVVQNLEELGRFYVFLGHTLRGLFMPPVRWRLYAEQMERIGVRSVAIIALSSAAIGMIFSLQMTMVMAMFQAEAMVGAAVGLTLARELAPVVTTLMLIAKNGSSMTAELGTMRVTEQIDAMETMSVDPIHYLVVPRLVASVIVFPILTGLANLVGILGAYLVAVEMLGVDPGGFVEQLYSLVNPIDVISGLIKAAVMGFMMSVICAYYGFYSAGGSKGVGESATRAVVASSVGILIADYIMADLMLQFLY